The following coding sequences are from one Mycobacterium bourgelatii window:
- the rpmC gene encoding 50S ribosomal protein L29 translates to MAVGISPGELRELTDEELIERLRESKEELFNLRFQMATGQLTNNRRLRTVRHEIARIYTVLRERELGLASGPDGTDGDGKDS, encoded by the coding sequence ATGGCAGTGGGAATTTCCCCTGGCGAACTGCGTGAGCTTACCGACGAAGAGCTGATCGAGCGGTTGCGCGAGTCCAAGGAAGAGCTGTTCAACCTGCGCTTCCAGATGGCCACCGGCCAGCTCACCAACAACCGCCGGCTCCGTACGGTGCGTCACGAAATCGCGCGTATCTACACTGTGCTGCGCGAACGAGAGCTGGGTCTGGCTTCCGGGCCGGACGGTACCGATGGCGATGGTAAGGATTCGTAA
- the rpsS gene encoding 30S ribosomal protein S19, with translation MPRSLKKGPFVDDHLLKKVDVQNEKNTKQVIKTWSRRSTIIPDFIGHTFAVHDGRKHVPVFVTEAMVGHKLGEFAPTRTFKGHIKDDRKSKRR, from the coding sequence ATGCCACGCAGCCTGAAGAAGGGCCCGTTCGTCGACGACCATCTGCTCAAGAAGGTCGACGTGCAGAACGAGAAGAACACCAAGCAGGTCATCAAGACCTGGTCGCGCCGGTCGACAATCATTCCGGACTTCATCGGCCACACCTTTGCTGTGCACGACGGGCGCAAGCATGTCCCGGTGTTCGTCACCGAGGCGATGGTTGGCCACAAGTTGGGTGAGTTCGCGCCGACGCGCACCTTCAAGGGACACATCAAGGACGACCGGAAGAGCAAGAGGCGATGA
- the rplC gene encoding 50S ribosomal protein L3: MARKGILGTKLGMTQVFDENNRVVPVTVVKAGPNVVTRVRTPERDGYSAVQLAYGEISPRKVNKPVTGQYAAAGINPRRHLAELRLDDPEAAAEYEVGQELTAEIFADGTYVDVTGTSKGKGFAGTMKRHGFRGQGAAHGAQAVHRRPGSIGGCSTPARVFKGTRMAGRMGNERVTVQNLLVHKVDAENGVLLIKGAVPGRTGGLVVVRTAIKRGEK, translated from the coding sequence ATGGCGAGAAAAGGCATTCTGGGTACCAAGCTGGGCATGACGCAGGTATTCGACGAGAACAACCGAGTCGTGCCGGTGACGGTGGTCAAGGCTGGGCCGAACGTGGTGACCCGCGTCCGGACCCCGGAGCGTGACGGGTACAGCGCCGTGCAGTTGGCCTACGGCGAAATCAGTCCGCGCAAGGTCAACAAGCCGGTGACCGGCCAGTACGCGGCGGCGGGCATCAACCCGCGCCGGCACCTGGCCGAGTTGCGGCTGGACGACCCGGAGGCGGCGGCCGAGTACGAGGTCGGCCAGGAGCTGACGGCGGAGATCTTCGCCGACGGCACCTACGTCGATGTCACCGGCACCTCCAAGGGCAAGGGCTTCGCCGGCACCATGAAGCGGCACGGCTTCCGCGGTCAGGGCGCCGCCCACGGCGCCCAGGCGGTGCACCGGCGGCCAGGTTCCATCGGCGGTTGCTCGACCCCCGCGCGGGTCTTCAAAGGCACCCGGATGGCGGGCCGGATGGGCAACGAGCGGGTCACCGTCCAGAACCTGCTGGTGCACAAGGTCGACGCCGAGAACGGCGTCCTGCTGATCAAGGGCGCGGTCCCCGGCCGCACCGGCGGACTCGTCGTGGTTCGCACCGCGATCAAGCGAGGTGAGAAGTAA
- a CDS encoding TetR/AcrR family transcriptional regulator — MSEGNNVDPRPARSRARLLEAAATLLTTGGPSAVTVDAVTRAANVARATLYRHFPSGNDLLAATFNSLIPPAPMPPDEGSLRDRLLAVVLAQGKFIAEAPAVMTAMSWLALGPDLAAMPEPENTRGDSAINTLRERIAQQYAAPFDAIFDSPAAAELGLKTADVDRSRAIALLIGPLVLGRLSTLPNFDYRECARAAVDGFLYVQGISAASSGSATA; from the coding sequence ATCAGCGAGGGGAACAACGTCGATCCCCGCCCGGCGCGGTCCAGGGCGCGTTTGCTGGAAGCCGCCGCAACACTGCTCACCACCGGGGGGCCGAGCGCGGTGACCGTCGACGCGGTCACGCGGGCAGCCAACGTCGCACGGGCCACTCTGTATCGCCACTTTCCGAGCGGCAACGACCTGCTCGCCGCGACGTTCAACAGCCTGATCCCGCCGGCGCCGATGCCACCGGACGAAGGTTCGCTGCGGGATCGGCTGCTCGCCGTAGTCCTGGCTCAGGGCAAATTCATCGCCGAAGCACCCGCCGTGATGACGGCCATGTCGTGGTTGGCGTTGGGTCCCGATCTTGCGGCGATGCCAGAGCCCGAGAACACCCGCGGCGACAGCGCGATCAATACGCTGCGCGAGCGCATCGCCCAGCAGTATGCGGCGCCGTTCGATGCGATATTCGACAGCCCAGCCGCTGCGGAGCTAGGGCTTAAGACGGCAGACGTGGACCGCTCACGGGCGATCGCCCTGCTGATCGGCCCGCTGGTACTGGGTCGGCTGTCCACATTGCCGAATTTCGACTATCGCGAATGTGCGCGGGCTGCCGTGGACGGCTTCCTCTATGTGCAGGGGATCAGCGCGGCGAGTAGCGGATCGGCGACTGCCTGA
- a CDS encoding oxygenase MpaB family protein, translated as MVAYYPELAKRVRSQSELQPDLYGDFDFDQQPERLAIEPDVESSLPAWVADRAPILEDERVLELISTATMLGDVVADPYAALMGTYSVSQLIGMLKTACREGIEAVPDAPPELGSFIAAMEDTPEWIDFDMVREGARQERIPAALLAPFIIRGAFIATFMNTYAALPMALTGALTGKRAARRVNETASFFAVTTLPGALDRYGPGFEAAAMVRLMHSMVRYNALKKSDKWDVSVYGMPVPQVDQMPAGMIGQYLLARQARQQGRTKFTKEERAVIEFARYRCFLLGLPPELLPSEPDDIIHVMHARAALLRDGFDDICRELVQGTMAAYLRPNTSLFDRCADAVEKSFSKLTFVRTFCNGDRQIAEAMGVSLGSLDLIRVALTAPFIIGRFTAVSRASRIPVLADVVDAYVIGLLKLRLAAYGKPEFVTDAAQYTPTPHRAPAVPV; from the coding sequence ATGGTTGCGTATTACCCCGAGCTCGCGAAGCGGGTCCGAAGCCAGTCCGAGTTGCAGCCCGACCTTTACGGCGACTTTGATTTCGATCAGCAGCCGGAACGACTGGCCATCGAGCCCGACGTCGAATCCTCGTTGCCGGCCTGGGTCGCCGACCGCGCTCCCATCCTGGAGGACGAGCGTGTCCTGGAATTGATCAGCACTGCCACCATGCTCGGCGATGTCGTCGCGGATCCCTATGCGGCCCTTATGGGTACGTACAGCGTCTCGCAATTGATCGGCATGCTCAAGACCGCGTGCCGCGAGGGAATCGAGGCGGTGCCGGACGCGCCGCCGGAACTCGGGTCATTCATCGCCGCGATGGAAGACACCCCCGAGTGGATCGACTTTGACATGGTGCGCGAAGGCGCTCGCCAGGAACGCATCCCGGCGGCGCTGCTGGCGCCCTTCATTATCCGAGGGGCCTTCATCGCGACGTTCATGAATACCTACGCCGCGCTACCGATGGCCCTTACCGGCGCGCTCACCGGTAAGCGGGCCGCGCGGCGCGTGAACGAGACGGCCAGTTTCTTCGCCGTCACCACTCTGCCCGGCGCGCTGGACCGCTATGGCCCCGGCTTTGAGGCCGCCGCCATGGTCCGGTTGATGCATTCGATGGTGCGCTACAACGCGCTGAAGAAATCCGACAAGTGGGACGTCTCCGTCTACGGCATGCCGGTGCCACAGGTCGACCAGATGCCCGCCGGAATGATCGGTCAGTACCTGCTGGCCCGCCAGGCACGCCAGCAGGGCCGGACGAAGTTCACCAAGGAAGAACGGGCCGTCATCGAGTTCGCCAGGTACCGCTGCTTTCTGCTGGGTCTGCCCCCGGAGCTGTTGCCGTCGGAACCCGACGACATCATCCATGTCATGCATGCGCGCGCGGCACTGCTGCGCGACGGGTTCGACGACATCTGTCGGGAACTCGTGCAGGGCACGATGGCGGCATATCTGCGGCCCAACACCTCGCTGTTCGACCGGTGCGCAGACGCGGTCGAGAAGAGTTTCAGCAAGCTGACATTCGTCCGCACCTTCTGCAACGGCGACCGCCAGATCGCCGAAGCGATGGGCGTATCACTGGGGTCATTGGATCTCATCCGCGTCGCTCTCACAGCGCCCTTCATCATCGGGCGCTTCACCGCGGTGAGCCGCGCCAGTCGTATCCCCGTGCTCGCCGATGTGGTCGACGCGTATGTCATCGGGCTGCTCAAGCTGCGTCTGGCGGCGTACGGCAAGCCCGAATTCGTGACCGACGCAGCGCAATACACGCCAACCCCACACCGAGCGCCCGCGGTTCCGGTATAG
- the rpsQ gene encoding 30S ribosomal protein S17 — translation MAEAKTPAKAAPKKAATKAAADAPAKEKGPKHTPANPKPRGRRKTRIGYVVSDKMQKTIVVELEDRMRHPLYGKIIRTTKKVKAHDENSIAGIGDRVSLMETRPLSATKRWRLVEILEKAK, via the coding sequence ATGGCAGAGGCTAAGACTCCCGCGAAGGCCGCTCCGAAGAAGGCGGCGACCAAGGCGGCCGCGGACGCACCCGCAAAGGAAAAGGGCCCCAAGCACACTCCGGCCAACCCGAAGCCGCGTGGCCGCCGCAAGACGCGCATCGGCTACGTCGTGAGCGACAAGATGCAGAAGACCATCGTGGTCGAGTTGGAAGACCGTATGCGGCACCCGTTGTACGGCAAGATCATCCGCACCACCAAGAAGGTCAAGGCGCACGACGAGAACAGCATCGCCGGTATCGGCGACCGCGTCTCGCTGATGGAGACCCGGCCGTTGTCGGCGACCAAGCGCTGGCGGTTGGTCGAGATTCTCGAGAAGGCCAAGTAA
- a CDS encoding cytochrome P450, whose amino-acid sequence MSARIVDAAAEIFADPTSYADEARLHAAMTHLRAHAPVSWVDRPPFRPFWAITKHADVMEIERANNLFLSAPRPLLATAEADDLSQSLLDAGMGLRTLVHMDDPHHREVRAIGADWFRPKAMRALKVRIDELAKIHVDKLLSVGPECDFVTEVAQNYPLYVILSLLGLPESDFPLMLRLTHELFGGDDTEFRRGTTPEEQLNVLLEFLAYFNDLTAARRANPTDDLASAIANARVNGEPLSDLDTASYYVIIATAGHDTTSATIAGGLQALIENPDQLERLTNNLDLMPLATEEMVRWVTPVKEFMRTAAEDTTVRGVPIAKGESVYLSYVSANRDEEVFDDPFRFDVGRNPNKHLGFGYGIHFCLGAALARMEISSFFTELLPRLKSIELSGKPELVSTTFVGGLKHLPIRYSLR is encoded by the coding sequence GTGAGCGCCCGGATCGTCGATGCAGCAGCCGAAATTTTCGCCGACCCGACCTCCTATGCCGATGAGGCGCGGCTACACGCAGCGATGACACACCTACGCGCCCACGCGCCGGTGTCGTGGGTCGACCGTCCCCCGTTCCGCCCGTTCTGGGCGATCACCAAGCACGCCGACGTGATGGAGATCGAGCGCGCCAACAATCTGTTCCTCAGTGCCCCGCGCCCGCTGCTGGCGACCGCCGAGGCCGACGACCTGTCGCAGTCGCTCTTGGACGCCGGAATGGGGCTGCGCACGCTGGTCCACATGGACGACCCCCATCACCGGGAGGTTCGGGCGATCGGGGCGGACTGGTTTCGGCCCAAAGCCATGCGGGCGCTGAAGGTCCGCATCGACGAGTTGGCCAAAATCCACGTCGACAAGCTGTTGTCGGTCGGGCCGGAATGCGACTTCGTCACCGAGGTCGCCCAGAACTACCCGCTCTACGTCATCCTGTCCTTGCTGGGCCTGCCCGAATCGGACTTCCCGCTGATGCTGCGCCTGACCCACGAATTGTTCGGCGGTGACGACACCGAGTTTCGGCGCGGCACCACGCCGGAAGAACAACTGAACGTTCTGCTGGAATTCCTCGCCTACTTCAACGACCTCACGGCGGCCCGTCGAGCCAATCCGACCGACGACCTGGCTTCTGCGATCGCCAACGCACGCGTCAACGGCGAACCGCTGTCCGATCTCGACACCGCCTCCTACTACGTCATCATCGCCACCGCCGGACACGACACCACCAGCGCGACGATTGCCGGCGGGTTGCAGGCACTGATTGAGAATCCAGACCAGCTCGAACGGCTCACCAACAACCTCGACCTGATGCCGCTGGCCACTGAGGAGATGGTCCGCTGGGTCACGCCGGTGAAGGAATTCATGCGCACCGCCGCCGAAGACACCACGGTGCGCGGAGTGCCCATCGCCAAAGGCGAGTCCGTTTATTTGTCCTATGTCTCCGCCAACCGTGACGAAGAGGTCTTCGACGATCCGTTCCGCTTCGATGTCGGTCGAAACCCCAACAAACACCTGGGGTTCGGCTATGGGATCCACTTCTGTCTGGGCGCGGCACTGGCCCGTATGGAGATCAGCAGCTTCTTCACCGAACTCCTACCAAGGCTTAAATCCATCGAATTGAGCGGAAAGCCCGAACTCGTGTCCACAACTTTTGTGGGTGGGCTCAAGCACTTACCGATCCGGTATTCGCTGCGTTAG
- the rplB gene encoding 50S ribosomal protein L2, which translates to MAIRKYKPTTPGRRGASVSDFSEITRSHPEKSLVRPLHGHGGRNAHGRITTRHKGGGHKRAYRVIDFRRNDKDGVNAKVAHIEYDPNRTARIALLHFLDGEKRYIIAPNGLSQGDVVESGANADIKPGNNLPLRNIPAGTLVHAVELRPGGGAKLARSAGSSIQLLGKEGSYASLRMPSGEIRRVDVRCRATVGEVGNAEQSNINWGKAGRMRWKGKRPSVRGVVMNPVDHPHGGGEGKTSGGRHPVSPWGKPEGRTRKPNKASNKLIVRRRRTGKKHGR; encoded by the coding sequence ATGGCAATTCGCAAGTACAAGCCGACCACCCCCGGTCGTCGCGGCGCGAGCGTGTCCGATTTCTCCGAGATCACTCGCTCGCATCCGGAGAAGTCGCTGGTTCGCCCCCTGCACGGTCATGGCGGCCGGAATGCGCACGGTCGCATCACCACCCGGCACAAGGGTGGCGGTCACAAGCGCGCCTACCGGGTGATCGACTTCCGTCGCAACGACAAAGACGGTGTCAACGCCAAGGTCGCGCACATCGAGTACGACCCGAACCGCACGGCACGCATCGCGCTGCTCCACTTCCTGGACGGGGAGAAGCGCTACATCATTGCCCCGAACGGACTTTCGCAGGGTGACGTGGTGGAGAGCGGCGCCAACGCCGACATCAAGCCCGGCAACAACCTGCCGTTGCGCAACATCCCCGCGGGTACCTTGGTGCACGCCGTGGAGCTGCGTCCGGGCGGTGGTGCCAAGCTCGCGCGCTCGGCCGGGTCGAGCATTCAGTTGCTCGGCAAGGAGGGCAGCTACGCGTCGCTGCGGATGCCCAGCGGCGAGATTCGCCGAGTCGACGTGCGCTGCCGCGCGACGGTCGGCGAGGTCGGCAACGCCGAGCAGTCGAACATCAACTGGGGCAAGGCCGGTCGTATGCGGTGGAAGGGCAAGCGCCCGTCCGTCCGTGGTGTGGTGATGAACCCGGTCGACCACCCGCACGGTGGTGGTGAGGGTAAGACATCCGGTGGGCGTCACCCGGTCAGCCCGTGGGGCAAGCCGGAAGGCCGTACCCGCAAGCCGAACAAAGCGAGCAACAAGCTCATCGTCCGTCGCCGTCGCACCGGCAAGAAGCACGGGCGCTAG
- the rplD gene encoding 50S ribosomal protein L4 yields the protein MAVKIDVKTPAGKTDGSIELPAELFDVPANIALMHQVVTAQRAAARQGTHSTKTRGDVSGGGRKPYRQKGTGRARQGSTRAPQFTGGGVVHGPKPRDYSQRTPKKMIAAALRGALSDRARNGRIHAVTEVVEGQTPSTKSAKTFLSSLTDRKQVLVVIGRSDETGIKSVRNLPGVHVLAPDQLNTYDVLRADDVVFSVEALNAYIAANTATAEEVSA from the coding sequence ATGGCCGTAAAGATTGACGTCAAGACGCCGGCGGGCAAGACCGACGGCTCGATCGAGCTGCCGGCCGAGCTGTTCGACGTTCCGGCGAACATCGCGTTGATGCACCAGGTGGTCACCGCCCAGCGGGCGGCGGCCCGGCAGGGTACGCACTCGACGAAGACTCGCGGCGACGTCAGCGGCGGTGGCCGCAAGCCGTACCGGCAGAAGGGAACCGGTCGCGCCCGGCAGGGCTCGACGCGCGCTCCCCAGTTCACCGGTGGTGGCGTCGTGCACGGTCCCAAGCCGCGCGACTACAGCCAGCGCACCCCGAAGAAGATGATCGCCGCCGCCTTGCGCGGGGCGCTGTCGGACCGGGCGCGCAACGGGCGCATTCACGCGGTCACCGAAGTGGTGGAGGGCCAGACGCCTTCGACGAAGAGCGCCAAGACATTCCTGTCCTCGCTGACCGATCGCAAGCAGGTGCTCGTGGTTATCGGGCGCAGCGACGAGACCGGCATCAAGAGCGTGCGGAACCTGCCCGGCGTGCACGTCCTGGCACCCGACCAGCTCAACACTTACGACGTGTTGCGGGCCGACGATGTGGTGTTCAGCGTCGAGGCGCTCAACGCCTACATCGCCGCTAACACGGCTACTGCAGAGGAGGTTTCGGCCTGA
- the rpsC gene encoding 30S ribosomal protein S3, whose amino-acid sequence MGQKINPHGFRLGITTDWKSRWYADKQYAEYVKEDVAIRRLLSSGLERAGIADVEIERTRDRVRVDIHTARPGIVIGRRGTEADRIRADLEKLTGKQVQLNILEVKNPESQAQLVAQGVAEQLSNRVAFRRAMRKAIQSAMRQPNVKGIRVQCSGRLGGAEMSRSEFYREGRVPLHTLRADIDYGLYEAKTTFGRIGVKVWIYKGDIVGGKRELAAAAPAGADRPRRERPSGTRPRRSGASGTTATGTDAGRAAGGDEAAAAPEAAGSAVEAQSTES is encoded by the coding sequence GTGGGCCAGAAGATCAATCCGCACGGTTTCCGGCTGGGCATCACTACCGACTGGAAGTCCCGCTGGTACGCGGACAAGCAGTACGCGGAGTACGTCAAGGAAGACGTGGCGATCCGCCGACTGCTGTCGTCCGGACTGGAGCGCGCGGGGATCGCCGACGTGGAGATCGAGCGGACCCGCGACCGGGTGCGCGTTGACATCCACACCGCCCGTCCCGGCATCGTCATCGGTCGCCGCGGCACCGAGGCCGACCGGATCCGCGCGGACCTGGAGAAGCTGACCGGCAAGCAGGTGCAGCTCAACATCCTCGAGGTGAAAAACCCTGAGTCGCAAGCACAACTGGTGGCCCAGGGCGTCGCCGAGCAGCTGAGCAACCGCGTGGCGTTCCGTCGTGCGATGCGTAAGGCCATCCAGTCGGCGATGCGTCAGCCGAACGTCAAGGGCATCCGGGTGCAGTGCTCGGGTCGCCTCGGCGGCGCCGAGATGAGCCGGTCGGAGTTCTACCGCGAGGGTCGCGTTCCGCTGCACACCCTGCGGGCGGACATCGACTACGGCCTGTACGAGGCCAAGACCACCTTCGGCCGCATCGGCGTGAAGGTGTGGATTTACAAGGGCGACATCGTCGGTGGCAAGCGCGAACTGGCCGCCGCCGCGCCCGCGGGCGCCGACCGTCCGCGTCGTGAGCGTCCGTCGGGCACCCGTCCGCGTCGCAGCGGTGCGTCCGGCACCACGGCGACCGGAACCGACGCCGGCCGGGCCGCCGGCGGTGACGAAGCCGCCGCCGCTCCCGAAGCCGCAGGGTCGGCCGTTGAAGCGCAGAGCACGGAGAGCTGA
- the rplP gene encoding 50S ribosomal protein L16, producing the protein MLIPRKVKHRKQHHPRQRGIASGGTSVNFGDYGIQALEHAYVTNRQIESARIAINRHIKRGGKVWINIFPDRPLTKKPAETRMGSGKGSPEWWVVNVKPGRVLFELSYPNEAIARAALTRAIHKLPIKARIITREEQF; encoded by the coding sequence ATGTTGATTCCCCGCAAGGTTAAACACCGCAAGCAGCACCATCCCCGCCAGCGCGGTATCGCCAGTGGCGGCACCTCGGTGAACTTCGGCGACTACGGGATCCAGGCGCTCGAGCACGCGTACGTCACCAACCGGCAGATCGAGTCCGCTCGTATCGCCATCAACCGGCACATCAAGCGTGGCGGCAAGGTGTGGATCAACATCTTCCCGGACCGGCCGCTGACCAAGAAGCCTGCCGAGACCCGGATGGGTTCGGGTAAGGGCTCGCCGGAGTGGTGGGTGGTCAACGTCAAGCCCGGCCGGGTGCTGTTCGAGTTGAGCTACCCCAATGAGGCGATCGCACGGGCCGCGCTCACCCGCGCGATCCACAAGCTGCCGATCAAGGCACGCATCATCACCCGAGAGGAGCAGTTCTGA
- the rplW gene encoding 50S ribosomal protein L23, whose product MATIADPRDIILAPVISEKSYGLLDDNVYTFVVHPDSNKTQIKIAVEKIFSVKVASVNTANRQGKRKRTRTGYGQRKSTKRAIVTLAPGSKPIDLFGAPA is encoded by the coding sequence ATGGCGACCATCGCTGACCCTCGTGACATCATCCTGGCCCCGGTCATCTCCGAGAAGTCCTACGGGCTGCTGGACGACAACGTGTACACCTTCGTGGTGCACCCCGATTCGAACAAGACGCAGATCAAGATCGCTGTCGAGAAGATCTTCTCCGTCAAGGTCGCATCGGTGAACACCGCGAATCGGCAGGGCAAGCGCAAGCGCACCAGGACCGGCTACGGCCAGCGCAAGAGCACCAAGCGCGCCATCGTCACCCTGGCGCCGGGCAGCAAGCCGATCGACCTGTTCGGAGCACCGGCCTAG
- a CDS encoding TetR/AcrR family transcriptional regulator, translating into MTAEARREQILDITHAIVDAEGFHAATPARIAQEAGINRSLIYQLFGDVPALLVALIDREASRAGAQFAEAIEGLGEPSAENQPLVRAFDGVLAAIEAHTATWRLFLFPPQGAPPQLHTRLAQSKDLVCEFLRSELLRIYPQLHDPDYTARILYASGLELLQLRLSDPDTATLERLRNFVHRLGPELTGRPSKDQ; encoded by the coding sequence ATGACGGCCGAAGCACGGCGCGAGCAGATTCTGGACATCACCCACGCCATCGTCGACGCCGAAGGGTTCCACGCGGCGACGCCGGCGCGCATTGCGCAAGAGGCAGGGATCAATCGGTCGTTGATCTATCAGCTGTTCGGCGACGTGCCGGCGTTGTTGGTCGCGCTGATCGACCGTGAGGCGTCCCGCGCCGGTGCGCAGTTCGCCGAGGCGATCGAGGGATTGGGCGAACCGAGCGCGGAAAATCAACCGCTGGTGCGGGCATTCGACGGGGTGCTGGCCGCCATCGAAGCCCACACGGCGACCTGGCGACTGTTCCTGTTCCCACCCCAGGGCGCTCCCCCGCAATTGCACACCCGGCTGGCCCAATCCAAGGACTTGGTGTGTGAGTTCCTGCGGAGCGAACTGCTGCGCATCTACCCTCAACTCCACGACCCCGACTACACCGCGCGGATTCTGTACGCCTCAGGTCTTGAACTACTACAGCTTCGCTTGAGCGATCCTGATACCGCGACGCTGGAACGGTTGCGTAACTTCGTGCACCGCCTCGGCCCAGAGCTCACCGGGCGGCCCAGTAAAGACCAGTAA
- the rpsJ gene encoding 30S ribosomal protein S10: protein MAGQKIRIRLKAYDHEAIDASARKIVETVVRTGASVVGPVPLPTEKNVYCVIRSPHKYKDSREHFEMRTHKRLIDILDPTPKTVDALMRIDLPASVDVNIQ, encoded by the coding sequence GTGGCGGGACAAAAGATCCGCATCAGGCTTAAGGCCTACGACCATGAGGCTATTGACGCGTCGGCGCGCAAGATCGTCGAGACCGTCGTACGCACAGGAGCCAGCGTCGTGGGGCCGGTGCCGCTGCCGACCGAGAAGAACGTGTATTGCGTCATCCGCTCTCCGCATAAGTACAAGGACTCGCGGGAGCACTTCGAGATGCGCACCCACAAGCGGCTGATCGACATCCTCGATCCGACGCCGAAGACCGTTGACGCGTTGATGCGCATCGATCTTCCGGCCAGTGTCGACGTCAACATCCAGTAG
- the rplV gene encoding 50S ribosomal protein L22 encodes MSTATEYPSATAKARFVRVSPRKARRVVDLVRGKSVADALDILRWAPQAASEPVAKVIASAAANAQNNNGLDPATLVVATVYADEGPTAKRIRPRAQGRAFRIRRRTSHITVVVESRPPKNEKSAKSSRARRAEGSKAAAKKAPASTAPAKKAPAKKAPAKSSETSEAKGGSD; translated from the coding sequence ATGAGTACGGCTACTGAATATCCCTCTGCGACAGCCAAGGCACGCTTTGTGCGGGTGTCGCCGAGAAAGGCGCGCCGGGTCGTCGACCTGGTACGCGGCAAGTCGGTGGCGGACGCGCTCGACATTCTGCGTTGGGCGCCGCAGGCGGCCAGTGAACCGGTGGCGAAGGTGATTGCCAGCGCCGCGGCCAACGCGCAGAACAACAACGGCCTGGACCCGGCGACCCTGGTGGTGGCGACCGTCTACGCCGACGAGGGCCCCACTGCCAAGCGCATCCGCCCGCGTGCCCAGGGGCGCGCATTCCGGATTCGCCGGCGCACCAGCCACATCACCGTGGTGGTGGAGAGCCGTCCGCCGAAGAACGAGAAGTCGGCGAAGTCCTCACGGGCACGCCGCGCCGAGGGGAGCAAGGCCGCCGCCAAGAAGGCGCCTGCGTCCACGGCTCCCGCCAAGAAAGCACCCGCCAAGAAAGCACCCGCGAAGAGTTCTGAGACTTCTGAAGCGAAGGGAGGCTCAGACTAG